From Pontibacillus yanchengensis, the proteins below share one genomic window:
- a CDS encoding MOSC domain-containing protein, with protein MEDDFRIISMHVGRPENVVRNGEELYTSFLKTPTTDQIALSSQGLEGDGQAVTKFHGGVEKAVCVYPYQHYAYWEQHLDKKMEFPSFGENLTVDGLHEENVFIGDVFQWGNAKLQVVQPRKPCERIAFVHQVKNLTKKVVQTGYTGFYMSVLEEGEVSANDRFDRIQTDPNAVSVAYVNQIKLKDRHNIDGIRNILQVDGLADELRRGLQERLDKLEEKI; from the coding sequence ATGGAAGATGATTTTCGCATTATATCGATGCATGTGGGTAGGCCCGAAAATGTTGTACGAAATGGCGAAGAGCTCTACACAAGTTTTCTTAAGACACCTACGACAGATCAAATTGCTCTCTCCTCTCAAGGCTTAGAAGGCGATGGCCAAGCTGTAACCAAGTTCCATGGTGGGGTTGAAAAAGCTGTCTGCGTGTATCCTTATCAGCACTATGCATATTGGGAACAGCACCTCGACAAAAAAATGGAATTCCCTTCGTTTGGAGAGAACCTTACTGTAGATGGTCTCCACGAAGAGAACGTTTTTATAGGAGATGTGTTCCAGTGGGGAAATGCTAAACTTCAAGTAGTGCAACCTCGTAAACCATGTGAGCGTATCGCGTTTGTTCATCAAGTCAAAAATCTTACGAAAAAGGTTGTCCAAACAGGATACACGGGTTTCTATATGAGCGTGCTGGAGGAAGGAGAGGTTTCGGCTAACGATCGCTTTGATCGAATCCAAACAGACCCCAATGCTGTTTCTGTAGCATATGTGAATCAGATTAAACTGAAAGACCGACACAATATTGATGGAATACGCAACATTCTTCAAGTAGATGGTTTAGCGGATGAACTACGGCGAGGATTGCAGGAAAGATTGGACAAATTAGAAGAAAAAATATAA
- a CDS encoding PQQ-dependent sugar dehydrogenase, with product MKKMIGVILVGVLVGCSSSPSEQEKDSNPTINQTNEQQVLATNLKVPWDIVKFEDDFFISERGGDLVKVEGEGNKTPMQLQLQEDIVEVGEGGLLGFIVAPDFTSTKGAYLYHTYVDGGKRLNRVIKVKLENDTWVEQKVLLDQIPGERIHNGGRLEIGPDEKLYVSTGDAANKSSAQDLNSLSGKILRMNLDGTIPGDNPFENSYVYSYGHRNPQGMTWSEDGTMYAAEHGSTAHDEINIIEAGKNYGWPVIQGDEQKEGMETPLFHSGDDTWAPSALAYRDGKLYAAGLRGEQIREFNVDSMESTIYLSGVGRVRDILFANGNMYFITNNTDGRGNPQPEDDKLIKLPLEDNEGA from the coding sequence ATGAAAAAAATGATAGGTGTTATCTTAGTTGGTGTTTTGGTTGGATGTAGCTCTTCTCCATCAGAGCAAGAAAAGGACTCAAATCCCACAATAAATCAAACGAATGAACAACAAGTACTCGCAACAAATTTAAAAGTGCCTTGGGATATAGTGAAGTTTGAAGATGATTTTTTTATTAGTGAGCGAGGCGGAGATCTTGTGAAAGTTGAAGGTGAAGGGAATAAGACACCCATGCAGCTCCAGTTGCAAGAAGATATAGTGGAAGTTGGGGAAGGTGGTTTACTCGGTTTCATCGTTGCTCCTGACTTTACTAGTACGAAAGGTGCTTACTTATATCATACATACGTAGATGGGGGGAAGCGTTTGAATCGTGTTATAAAAGTAAAGCTTGAAAATGATACATGGGTAGAGCAAAAGGTATTGTTGGATCAAATACCAGGCGAGAGAATTCATAACGGTGGGCGTTTAGAAATTGGACCAGATGAGAAGTTATATGTGTCAACAGGAGATGCTGCGAATAAAAGCAGCGCACAGGATCTTAATAGCTTGTCGGGGAAGATTCTGAGGATGAACTTAGATGGAACAATACCTGGTGATAATCCATTTGAAAACTCTTATGTATATTCGTATGGTCATCGTAACCCACAGGGGATGACATGGAGCGAAGATGGAACCATGTATGCAGCTGAACATGGCTCTACTGCCCATGATGAAATTAACATCATTGAAGCTGGTAAAAATTATGGATGGCCTGTGATACAAGGCGATGAGCAGAAGGAAGGAATGGAGACACCTCTGTTTCATTCTGGTGATGATACATGGGCTCCGTCAGCATTAGCCTATCGAGACGGTAAGCTATATGCTGCAGGTTTACGAGGAGAGCAGATTAGAGAATTTAATGTAGACAGCATGGAGTCTACAATTTATCTTAGCGGTGTAGGACGTGTCAGGGATATTTTGTTTGCAAATGGTAACATGTATTTTATAACAAATAACACAGATGGCCGAGGGAATCCTCAGCCAGAAGATGACAAACTCATCAAATTACCATTGGAAGATAATGAAGGAGCATAG
- the nhaC gene encoding Na+/H+ antiporter NhaC has translation MNKQPRFLLALLPLLSVIISAAYSIMVWEISMFLPLIIGLAVASLLGFLNGYSWDEIQNFMKNGVSRALPAIFILFIIGTIVGTWMLSGTIPTIIYYGLEFINPTIFLPTVAITTGIVAISLGSSFTSVATVGLAFMAIGSSMGIPSAHIVGAIVSGAFFGDKLSPLSDTTNIAPAMVGANLFDHVRHMLWDTIPAFIITLLLFWWLGLNRSTTNLQNDKMNEIMDGLMNSFTIHPALLLLPFITILIIAKRYPALPSLLIVSTIGGIVAFFVQGSSVNEIMTVMTDGYQANSNSETLNSLLTRGGITSMLSTIGLVVIATALGGVLEGTQVFTTLLEGIIAKIQSTGSLISTTILSTLVVAFSCGEQYLSIILPARGLVGSYQEKGINPKSLSRSVEAAGTVGINLVPWGVTAVFISNILQVSPYSFIPFIFFAYLVIAFNLLYGFTGISISRTPSKSLSAATPLKESV, from the coding sequence ATGAACAAACAACCACGCTTTTTACTCGCTTTATTACCCTTACTATCTGTTATTATATCTGCTGCATACTCAATCATGGTTTGGGAAATAAGCATGTTTTTACCTTTAATCATCGGACTAGCCGTAGCTTCACTTCTAGGCTTCCTTAACGGCTACTCCTGGGACGAAATACAAAATTTCATGAAAAACGGTGTATCTCGAGCCTTACCAGCCATATTCATCTTATTTATAATCGGTACAATTGTCGGCACTTGGATGCTTAGTGGAACCATTCCGACTATCATCTATTACGGCTTAGAATTTATAAATCCCACTATATTTCTCCCAACAGTTGCGATTACGACTGGTATTGTAGCGATTTCGCTGGGCAGTTCCTTTACATCTGTTGCAACAGTAGGATTAGCGTTTATGGCAATTGGATCTAGCATGGGAATTCCGTCTGCTCATATCGTAGGAGCCATTGTTTCTGGTGCCTTTTTCGGAGACAAACTCTCCCCCTTATCTGATACAACAAACATTGCACCAGCCATGGTGGGAGCGAATTTATTTGACCATGTTCGCCATATGTTGTGGGACACAATCCCCGCATTTATTATTACGCTTCTTTTATTTTGGTGGTTAGGGCTGAACAGGTCCACTACCAACTTACAAAACGACAAAATGAATGAAATAATGGATGGCCTAATGAATTCATTTACGATTCATCCAGCACTCTTACTTCTACCTTTCATAACCATTTTAATTATTGCAAAAAGGTACCCTGCACTCCCATCCCTTCTTATTGTTTCTACCATTGGAGGGATAGTGGCATTTTTTGTACAAGGTAGCTCCGTCAACGAAATCATGACAGTCATGACAGATGGATACCAAGCAAATTCGAATTCGGAAACACTAAACTCTTTACTAACACGAGGTGGTATCACCTCTATGTTAAGTACAATTGGATTGGTTGTTATCGCTACAGCTCTTGGAGGTGTACTAGAGGGGACTCAGGTATTCACAACATTGCTAGAAGGCATCATCGCTAAAATACAAAGTACTGGTTCATTAATTTCTACAACCATACTTTCCACCCTTGTTGTTGCTTTTTCTTGTGGTGAACAGTATTTATCTATCATTTTACCAGCTCGTGGATTAGTTGGATCGTATCAAGAAAAAGGAATCAATCCGAAAAGTCTATCTCGTTCGGTTGAAGCAGCAGGTACAGTAGGTATCAATTTAGTTCCATGGGGTGTAACAGCTGTCTTCATCAGCAACATCTTACAAGTTAGTCCTTATAGTTTTATTCCGTTTATCTTCTTCGCATATCTAGTCATTGCGTTCAACCTTTTGTATGGATTCACAGGAATATCTATTAGCAGAACACCTTCCAAATCCTTGTCTGCGGCCACTCCGCTAAAAGAATCAGTATAA
- a CDS encoding YflJ family protein, whose protein sequence is MHIGSKGWYVNELKKLGMSRYEGRKLESYKKHILANLYFDKAE, encoded by the coding sequence ATGCATATCGGAAGCAAAGGTTGGTACGTTAACGAACTTAAAAAACTTGGCATGAGCCGTTATGAAGGACGTAAGCTTGAGAGCTACAAAAAACACATCCTAGCGAACCTATACTTCGACAAAGCTGAATAG
- the yfcC gene encoding putative basic amino acid antiporter YfcC — protein sequence MAEEQQQKNKEVKVPHTYVIIFFVVLLAAALTYLVPAGKFDTKEVTYQKGGTEETETVLIPDSFQIVKNDNGEALKEGTTLFEPGGGAGLLNYVFEGLVSGSKWGSAVGVIAFILIVGGAFGIIIRTRAIEEGILKVIDRTKGKEALIIPVLFFLFSLGGAVFGMGEEAIAFAMILVPIVVALGYDAITGVMITYVATQIGFATSWMNPFGVAIAQGVAGVPVFSGSLFRIVMWLFFTIVGIIFTWQYASKIRKNPEHSLSYQSDEYFREDFESRDLNVNFTLGHSLVLVTVLAGIVWIIWGVVAHAYYIPEIASQFFTMGIVAGIIGVIFKLNKMGVNDIADAFAQGAKDLLPAALVVGMAQGIVIILGGDNPAEPSILNTILHSAGELFSGVAPSISAWFMYIFQTVFNFFVVSGSGQAALTMPLMAPLADLAGVTRQVAVLAFQLGDGFANIIVPTSAALMGTLGAARLDWGTWFKFVVKFFVVLFICGSLFVIVASLINFA from the coding sequence ATGGCTGAAGAGCAACAACAGAAAAATAAAGAGGTCAAAGTGCCTCACACGTACGTCATTATCTTTTTTGTAGTCTTACTTGCTGCTGCATTAACGTACTTAGTACCTGCAGGAAAATTTGACACGAAAGAAGTAACCTATCAAAAAGGAGGAACGGAAGAAACAGAGACCGTATTAATTCCAGATAGCTTTCAAATTGTAAAAAATGATAATGGGGAAGCGTTGAAAGAGGGAACGACCCTATTTGAACCTGGCGGTGGTGCCGGTTTATTAAATTATGTGTTTGAAGGATTGGTATCAGGAAGCAAATGGGGCTCTGCAGTCGGTGTTATTGCCTTCATTCTCATTGTTGGTGGTGCTTTTGGAATTATTATACGTACACGTGCAATTGAAGAGGGGATATTAAAGGTTATTGATCGAACCAAAGGTAAAGAAGCCTTAATCATACCTGTCTTGTTCTTTTTATTCTCCTTAGGTGGAGCGGTATTTGGTATGGGTGAAGAGGCGATTGCTTTTGCCATGATACTTGTACCTATTGTGGTAGCTCTAGGGTATGATGCCATAACAGGGGTAATGATTACGTATGTTGCTACACAAATTGGATTTGCAACTTCTTGGATGAATCCATTTGGTGTGGCGATTGCTCAGGGTGTAGCTGGTGTCCCAGTATTTTCAGGTTCTCTGTTTCGTATTGTAATGTGGCTTTTCTTTACCATTGTAGGGATTATATTTACATGGCAATACGCTTCAAAAATTCGGAAGAACCCTGAGCACTCCTTGTCCTATCAATCGGACGAATATTTTCGAGAAGATTTTGAATCAAGAGATCTAAATGTCAATTTCACTCTAGGTCACTCGCTGGTACTAGTGACTGTTCTAGCAGGGATAGTATGGATTATCTGGGGTGTGGTAGCCCATGCTTATTACATCCCGGAAATTGCTAGCCAATTTTTCACGATGGGTATTGTAGCCGGTATAATTGGTGTCATATTCAAGCTGAATAAAATGGGAGTCAATGATATAGCAGATGCATTTGCACAAGGGGCAAAAGATTTATTACCAGCAGCACTCGTCGTAGGTATGGCTCAAGGTATTGTGATTATATTAGGGGGAGATAATCCTGCTGAACCTTCTATTTTGAATACGATTCTTCATAGTGCTGGAGAGTTGTTTAGTGGCGTAGCACCATCCATATCTGCTTGGTTTATGTATATTTTCCAAACCGTATTCAACTTTTTTGTTGTTTCAGGATCAGGTCAAGCTGCGTTGACGATGCCACTTATGGCTCCTCTAGCCGATTTAGCTGGTGTAACGAGGCAGGTTGCTGTATTAGCATTCCAGCTTGGTGATGGGTTTGCGAACATTATTGTTCCAACATCAGCAGCTCTTATGGGTACACTTGGAGCAGCTAGGTTAGACTGGGGAACATGGTTTAAATTTGTAGTGAAGTTCTTCGTCGTACTATTTATTTGTGGCTCTTTATTCGTCATCGTTGCTTCCTTAATAAATTTTGCTTAA
- a CDS encoding sigma-54 interaction domain-containing protein, translated as MYTKRELILLAGTEETRLTLHQQLKDILGEFIFITSYASETSLPNLLTNKLIVYSSHLIDSEVRHVVDDSCEVIVSRRTTNYQYIEQLFQLKEGSKVLYVNDFPETSEEAIHTLLKTGIDHIEYIPYHPGTTVTQEHLGIKTAITPGEVHLVPDHIDNVINIGVRLIDITTIMDILEHFHLKEQLGGDISDRYTRKIIELSQNISDMHKQTVQLNEHLKQVVDGVNDGIVAMDTNGKISVFNQMMEQYTGVFATHAINKNIKQILKNDQVYSFLFKEKDRSRFLTINHYNLMVYRFHLEQEGTTILIFKNADETISIEKAARHDLVHKGYIAKYTFDHIIGNSKMIENTKKVARKLAKTELPVLIQGESGTGKELYANSIHNVSSRKYQPFLAMNFSALPEELIESELFGYEEGAFTGAQKGGKKGLFEQADGGTIFLDEIGDVSLKLQARLLRVIQEMEIRRIGGNKNIPIDVRIIAATNKNLMSLIHEGQFREDLYHRLKVLCLQLPPLRERVNDIPPLIEHFIKEQAHEPVSISQEVMDSLIRNKWYGNVRELKNTISYMLAVREKEKITLEDLPNAAPPNEYIYQQPFPSSVEEDWVDAKRNETLLHSIYQINKRGERASRQKLVRESTDQGLAMTEQQIRTQLHKLQSKGYISIGRGRTGTNLTPKAVNYLENNV; from the coding sequence ATGTATACTAAAAGAGAGCTTATACTCCTAGCAGGTACAGAAGAGACTAGGCTAACCCTCCATCAACAACTCAAAGATATTCTAGGAGAATTCATATTCATTACAAGTTACGCCTCAGAGACTTCACTCCCTAACTTGCTGACTAACAAATTGATAGTCTATTCCTCGCATTTAATTGATTCAGAGGTTCGGCATGTGGTTGATGATAGCTGCGAAGTAATTGTTAGTAGAAGAACAACAAATTATCAGTACATAGAGCAACTTTTTCAATTAAAAGAAGGTTCAAAAGTTTTATATGTAAATGACTTTCCAGAAACGTCTGAAGAAGCGATCCACACCTTGCTTAAAACCGGAATTGACCATATTGAGTATATTCCTTATCACCCCGGAACGACTGTCACACAAGAACATTTGGGTATCAAGACAGCCATCACTCCTGGTGAAGTCCACCTAGTTCCAGATCATATTGATAACGTCATAAACATTGGTGTTAGATTAATTGATATTACTACCATCATGGACATCTTAGAGCATTTCCACCTAAAGGAGCAGCTTGGTGGGGATATTTCCGATCGTTACACAAGAAAGATTATTGAGTTAAGTCAGAATATCTCTGATATGCACAAACAAACTGTTCAATTAAATGAACACTTAAAGCAAGTCGTTGATGGAGTGAATGACGGAATTGTTGCAATGGATACGAACGGAAAGATTTCTGTTTTTAATCAAATGATGGAACAATACACAGGTGTTTTTGCAACACATGCAATAAACAAAAACATTAAACAAATTTTGAAGAATGACCAAGTATATTCCTTTCTTTTTAAGGAGAAAGATAGAAGTCGTTTCTTAACCATTAATCACTATAATCTAATGGTTTACCGGTTCCATCTTGAACAAGAAGGCACAACGATTCTTATATTCAAAAATGCTGATGAGACCATCTCCATTGAAAAAGCAGCTAGACATGACCTTGTACATAAAGGATATATAGCCAAATATACCTTTGATCACATAATAGGTAACAGTAAAATGATAGAGAACACAAAGAAGGTAGCAAGGAAACTAGCAAAGACTGAATTACCAGTTCTCATTCAAGGTGAAAGTGGAACAGGAAAAGAACTGTATGCCAATTCCATTCACAATGTTTCCTCTAGAAAATACCAACCCTTCTTAGCCATGAATTTCAGTGCATTGCCAGAGGAATTAATTGAAAGTGAGTTATTTGGTTATGAAGAAGGGGCTTTTACAGGAGCACAAAAAGGCGGGAAAAAAGGACTTTTTGAGCAGGCAGATGGGGGAACAATATTCCTTGATGAAATAGGAGACGTTAGTTTGAAGCTACAAGCTAGATTACTACGTGTTATTCAAGAAATGGAAATACGTCGTATAGGTGGAAATAAGAATATCCCTATCGACGTTCGTATTATTGCGGCCACGAATAAAAATCTTATGTCATTAATACATGAAGGTCAATTTAGAGAAGATTTATATCATAGACTAAAGGTTTTATGCCTCCAGTTACCACCACTAAGAGAGCGAGTGAATGATATTCCTCCACTCATTGAACACTTTATTAAGGAACAAGCCCATGAGCCTGTATCTATCTCGCAAGAAGTCATGGATTCCCTAATAAGAAATAAGTGGTATGGAAATGTACGCGAGTTAAAAAACACCATATCCTATATGCTTGCCGTGAGAGAAAAAGAAAAAATAACACTAGAAGACCTACCAAATGCAGCACCACCCAACGAATATATATATCAACAACCATTTCCTTCCTCAGTTGAAGAGGATTGGGTTGATGCCAAAAGAAACGAAACACTTCTACATTCCATTTATCAAATTAACAAGCGCGGGGAACGAGCCAGCAGACAGAAATTAGTGAGAGAATCCACGGACCAAGGATTAGCCATGACCGAACAACAAATACGAACCCAACTCCATAAACTCCAAAGTAAAGGATACATCTCTATTGGAAGAGGCCGAACTGGAACAAACTTAACACCTAAAGCAGTAAACTATTTAGAAAACAATGTTTGA
- the iadA gene encoding beta-aspartyl-peptidase encodes MITILKNGEIYAPQYLGKKDILIAGSKISTVADEIPIPEGIGEVNVIDASNKIITPGFIDAHVHITGGGGEGGYKSRTPELNLTDATIGGVTTLVGVLGTDGTTRTMGNLIAKAKGLREEGISCYVHTGSYQVPVKTLTGSIEGDLLYVEEIIGAGEIAISDHRSSQPTVEEFARIASEARNGGILSGKAGIVNVHVGDSKDKVDLLEEVAESTEIPIKQFYPTHMNRTPELFEAGIRYAKKGGYVDFTTSTIPKFLEEGELKCGNALKKMLEAHVSVEQITFTSDGQASLPDFDQNGDYIGMKIGKVSSLYNAVKEAVTEYQINLEEALKVITSNPASILKLHKKGRIDTGLDADLVMLNQDLEVVDVFALGKEMVRNGEPVVTGTFE; translated from the coding sequence ATGATTACAATACTAAAAAATGGGGAGATATATGCTCCGCAATATTTAGGGAAAAAAGATATCCTTATTGCAGGGAGTAAAATTAGTACAGTAGCGGATGAGATTCCTATACCTGAAGGAATTGGTGAAGTGAATGTCATTGATGCTTCAAATAAAATAATCACACCTGGTTTTATTGATGCCCATGTTCATATTACTGGTGGGGGTGGAGAAGGTGGTTATAAAAGTCGAACACCTGAACTTAATTTAACCGATGCAACCATAGGTGGGGTTACTACCCTTGTAGGAGTGCTTGGGACAGATGGAACAACAAGAACAATGGGCAACCTCATTGCTAAAGCAAAAGGATTACGGGAAGAAGGAATTAGTTGTTATGTTCATACAGGCTCTTACCAGGTACCAGTTAAAACGTTAACAGGAAGTATTGAAGGAGATTTGCTATATGTGGAGGAAATAATAGGTGCAGGGGAGATTGCTATATCGGATCATCGATCTTCACAGCCTACAGTTGAGGAATTCGCGCGGATAGCATCTGAAGCCCGTAATGGAGGAATACTTTCTGGGAAGGCAGGCATTGTGAATGTTCACGTTGGGGACAGTAAGGATAAGGTAGATTTACTAGAGGAAGTTGCAGAAAGTACGGAGATACCAATTAAACAATTTTATCCTACCCATATGAACAGAACACCTGAATTGTTTGAAGCAGGAATCCGCTATGCGAAAAAAGGTGGATATGTGGATTTTACAACGAGTACGATTCCGAAGTTTTTGGAAGAAGGCGAATTGAAATGTGGTAACGCTTTGAAAAAAATGCTCGAAGCCCATGTTTCTGTTGAACAGATTACATTTACTTCAGATGGACAAGCTAGCTTACCAGATTTCGATCAAAATGGAGACTATATCGGTATGAAAATTGGGAAAGTAAGCAGTCTTTACAATGCTGTTAAAGAAGCAGTTACGGAGTATCAAATTAACTTGGAGGAAGCGTTAAAGGTAATAACGTCAAACCCTGCCTCGATATTGAAACTTCACAAAAAGGGGCGTATAGATACTGGACTAGATGCTGATCTTGTCATGTTAAATCAGGACTTAGAAGTTGTTGATGTATTTGCATTAGGCAAGGAAATGGTGAGAAATGGTGAGCCAGTTGTGACAGGAACATTCGAATAA
- the mreBH gene encoding rod-share determining protein MreBH has product MFTNAEIGIDLGTANILVYSKSKGVVLNEPSVVAIDSATKNVLAVGTEAKRMVGKTPKNVVPVRPLREGVIADYDITAQMLKEMLKKVSKEIGLSMRKPNVVICTPSGSTSVERRAIHNAVKSYGAKNVHLIEEPVAAAIGADLPVSEPVANVILDVGGGTSEVAIISFGGVVSCRSIRNGGDTMDEEIIQHVRKQYNILIGEKTAEEIKMEIGYALVDHEEETMEVRGRDMVSGLPKTITLTSTEVQSALRESLENILETVKATLEDCPPELSGDIVDNGVVITGGGALIKGMQEWLSNEIYVPVHLAPNPLESVAIGTGRSLKMIQKLQKAAK; this is encoded by the coding sequence ATGTTTACAAATGCAGAGATTGGAATAGATTTAGGTACTGCTAATATTCTTGTTTACTCTAAGAGTAAAGGGGTTGTGTTGAACGAGCCCTCCGTTGTTGCGATTGATTCGGCAACAAAAAATGTATTGGCAGTCGGCACAGAGGCGAAACGAATGGTTGGTAAAACTCCAAAGAACGTGGTCCCTGTACGACCTCTTCGTGAAGGAGTTATAGCTGATTATGATATTACAGCACAAATGCTTAAGGAAATGCTTAAGAAGGTTAGCAAAGAGATTGGCCTATCTATGCGTAAGCCTAATGTTGTTATATGTACACCATCTGGTTCTACTTCTGTTGAACGTCGCGCGATTCATAATGCGGTAAAAAGCTATGGAGCGAAAAATGTACATTTAATCGAAGAACCTGTAGCCGCAGCGATTGGTGCAGACCTACCAGTAAGTGAGCCTGTTGCCAATGTTATTTTGGACGTAGGTGGAGGAACGAGTGAGGTTGCAATTATTTCCTTCGGCGGTGTGGTATCCTGCCGCTCCATCCGTAATGGCGGTGATACCATGGATGAAGAAATTATCCAGCATGTACGTAAGCAGTACAACATTTTAATAGGGGAAAAAACAGCAGAAGAAATTAAAATGGAAATAGGATATGCGTTAGTAGATCATGAAGAGGAGACAATGGAAGTTCGCGGTCGTGACATGGTTTCTGGCTTACCAAAAACGATTACGCTTACGTCTACAGAAGTTCAATCAGCTCTTCGTGAATCGTTAGAGAATATCCTCGAAACCGTGAAGGCTACACTTGAAGATTGTCCACCAGAACTTAGTGGAGACATTGTCGACAATGGAGTAGTTATTACAGGTGGTGGCGCTCTAATTAAGGGTATGCAGGAATGGTTGAGCAATGAGATATACGTTCCCGTTCATCTTGCACCTAATCCATTAGAGTCCGTCGCTATTGGTACTGGACGCTCCCTAAAAATGATTCAAAAATTACAAAAAGCAGCAAAATAA
- a CDS encoding YkgJ family cysteine cluster protein, with the protein MQPQSYLSYEEILQKIELLNAQYEINDEYFSSIVDQLLASDKDANEIVMEGFQLMLEQVNREMAKMENFMDVKASCFMGCAFCCYFPIIITGMEAKTMTRIIESWPEDRKEKIVHHLQNYFEKYEKEVEQVTSLDRDDPKFKQNYIASQVPCPMLDTETNMCMAYEIRPIPCRTYVNYADPQVCADNYMPKETISYEFLYDFYMGALNEIMQELYENGEEAFVEYPSDIWNYDFLANWLKDWVKEEQQA; encoded by the coding sequence ATGCAGCCGCAGTCTTATTTATCCTACGAAGAAATACTTCAAAAGATTGAGCTACTCAACGCTCAATATGAAATAAATGACGAATATTTTTCTAGTATTGTGGACCAACTGTTAGCGAGTGATAAAGACGCTAATGAAATTGTGATGGAAGGGTTCCAATTAATGCTAGAACAAGTGAATAGAGAAATGGCCAAGATGGAGAATTTCATGGATGTGAAAGCATCCTGTTTTATGGGGTGTGCCTTTTGCTGTTATTTTCCGATCATCATTACTGGAATGGAAGCCAAGACGATGACACGAATTATTGAATCATGGCCAGAGGATCGCAAAGAGAAGATTGTCCATCACCTGCAAAACTACTTTGAAAAATATGAAAAAGAAGTAGAGCAGGTGACTTCTCTTGACCGCGATGATCCTAAATTCAAGCAAAACTATATTGCATCCCAGGTTCCGTGTCCGATGTTAGATACCGAAACAAATATGTGTATGGCCTATGAGATTCGCCCAATTCCATGCAGAACTTATGTGAATTATGCAGATCCTCAAGTTTGTGCGGATAATTATATGCCGAAAGAAACCATCAGTTATGAGTTCCTCTATGATTTTTACATGGGTGCTTTAAATGAAATTATGCAAGAACTCTATGAAAATGGCGAAGAAGCTTTTGTTGAGTATCCTTCAGATATATGGAACTATGACTTCCTGGCAAATTGGTTAAAAGATTGGGTGAAAGAAGAACAACAAGCGTAA
- a CDS encoding CAP domain-containing protein gives MFKKITITSALAASVIVGGVAQTEASAQSNQQAKNIQVYSEQSLQSFDREDIQNWFSQHLSDYQVKWGEQQSTQEKPEQNTEQQPTQEQPEQNTEQQAEPKEQQEAAPSQSSQQQEQAQTEQQNTEQQASTLSQYEQKVVELTNEERTAQGLEPLKIDKQLSDVAEKKSEDMAQNNYFSHNSPTYGSPFDMMNQFGVDYRTAGENIAKGQPTPQEVVDAWMNSEGHRKNIMNSDFTHIGVGFVEDGNLWTQQFIGK, from the coding sequence TTGTTTAAGAAAATTACAATCACATCTGCATTAGCAGCAAGCGTCATCGTTGGAGGCGTAGCTCAAACAGAGGCTAGCGCTCAATCTAACCAACAAGCAAAAAATATTCAGGTGTACTCAGAGCAATCTCTACAGTCATTTGATAGAGAGGATATCCAAAATTGGTTTTCTCAGCATCTATCAGACTATCAAGTAAAATGGGGCGAACAGCAATCAACACAGGAGAAACCTGAGCAAAATACAGAACAGCAGCCAACTCAAGAGCAGCCTGAACAAAATACAGAACAACAAGCTGAGCCTAAGGAGCAGCAAGAAGCAGCTCCAAGCCAATCATCTCAGCAACAAGAACAAGCACAAACAGAGCAGCAAAATACAGAGCAACAAGCGTCAACACTAAGTCAATATGAACAAAAGGTAGTGGAACTGACAAACGAAGAGCGTACAGCTCAAGGTCTAGAGCCACTAAAAATAGACAAGCAACTTAGCGATGTGGCAGAGAAGAAATCAGAAGACATGGCTCAAAACAACTACTTCTCTCACAACAGCCCAACGTATGGTTCTCCGTTTGATATGATGAATCAATTTGGCGTGGATTACCGTACAGCAGGTGAAAATATTGCTAAAGGTCAACCTACACCACAAGAAGTAGTAGATGCTTGGATGAACAGTGAAGGCCACCGCAAGAACATTATGAATTCAGATTTCACTCATATTGGAGTAGGTTTTGTAGAAGACGGTAATCTATGGACTCAACAATTTATTGGTAAATAA